A single region of the Thermotoga profunda AZM34c06 genome encodes:
- a CDS encoding carbohydrate ABC transporter permease, producing the protein MKKQLVPWLFLLPNLLIFAIFIVTPALSSFYYSFTDYDMLTFSGKFVGLSNFISLFRTPSDFSHVLTRTFFYTLLVVPLVFFSSLGLSVITTSDFIYGRSFLRALFYWPWLLSPSIIGISWKWFLDYDAGLINIILIKMGLNPISWLIDKRLAFLSVTLVTVWNVAGYFMVMFNAALTAIPVEVYEAASLDGANKWTRFWKIIFPLLKPTSVLVIILSTIMAMRSFEVIYVFTSGGPGTSTTMVAQKIYHTAFMERKLGMASAMSIVLFLILIILSLLQFKVLEEKQ; encoded by the coding sequence TTGAAAAAACAACTGGTCCCATGGTTATTTCTTCTGCCAAATCTCTTGATCTTTGCGATATTCATAGTAACACCTGCTCTGAGTAGTTTTTATTATTCTTTTACAGACTATGATATGCTCACCTTTTCTGGGAAATTCGTTGGTTTGTCTAATTTCATTAGTCTTTTTCGCACGCCAAGTGATTTTAGCCATGTATTGACCAGAACATTTTTTTACACGTTGCTTGTTGTTCCTTTAGTTTTCTTTTCTTCACTTGGTTTGTCAGTAATAACTACATCGGATTTTATTTATGGTAGATCTTTTTTAAGGGCACTTTTCTATTGGCCTTGGCTTTTATCACCATCAATCATAGGTATCAGTTGGAAATGGTTTTTGGATTATGATGCAGGATTGATAAATATAATTCTCATAAAAATGGGTTTAAACCCGATATCATGGTTGATAGATAAAAGATTAGCGTTTTTGAGTGTCACGTTGGTGACGGTTTGGAATGTTGCGGGCTATTTTATGGTTATGTTCAATGCAGCACTTACAGCTATCCCAGTTGAAGTCTATGAAGCGGCATCATTAGACGGCGCAAATAAATGGACAAGGTTTTGGAAGATCATCTTTCCTCTACTCAAGCCTACTTCAGTACTTGTGATAATTCTTTCAACAATTATGGCGATGAGGAGTTTTGAAGTGATATATGTTTTTACTTCTGGAGGACCTGGAACATCAACGACAATGGTTGCGCAAAAGATATACCATACTGCCTTTATGGAAAGAAAGCTTGGCATGGCCTCAGCAATGTCTATAGTACTGTTCTTAATCTTGATAATTCTCTCATTATTACAATTCAAAGTTTTGGAGGAAAAGCAATGA
- a CDS encoding carbohydrate ABC transporter permease, giving the protein MKRRKRIFLVILNLVVYVFAFLYVLPILWTVFSSFKEESDLFSWPPRLVTKLTMINYRNVFSKTQLPLFMRNSFFISIFATIITVLISIMGGYALAKYHFRFRGFISSFTLSMLMIPLQVIMVPIYLVLSKIGMINTLWGLIIPPSATPTGIFLAQRYLLSALPDEILESARIDGAGEMKIFFKIVLPLSTPLIAALSVLSFTWRWNDFLWPLIVVGTPRLYTVQLALGMYAGEHIVQWGPLLAMTVISMIPVLIVFLLLQKYFVKGIATGALK; this is encoded by the coding sequence ATGAAAAGAAGAAAAAGGATTTTTTTAGTAATCTTGAATCTCGTTGTGTACGTTTTTGCATTTTTGTACGTTCTTCCGATATTGTGGACTGTCTTTTCGAGTTTTAAGGAAGAATCTGATCTTTTTTCGTGGCCTCCTCGTTTGGTAACCAAGTTGACTATGATCAACTACAGAAACGTTTTTTCTAAAACACAACTTCCTTTGTTCATGAGAAATTCTTTCTTTATTTCGATTTTTGCGACCATTATTACCGTTTTGATAAGCATAATGGGAGGTTATGCGCTGGCAAAGTATCACTTTCGTTTTAGGGGTTTTATCTCATCTTTCACTTTGTCGATGTTGATGATTCCATTGCAAGTGATAATGGTTCCAATTTATTTGGTGCTCTCGAAGATAGGCATGATAAACACCTTATGGGGTTTGATAATACCACCTTCTGCAACACCTACGGGTATATTTCTTGCACAGAGATATCTTTTGTCTGCACTTCCAGATGAAATCTTAGAAAGTGCAAGGATTGATGGAGCAGGGGAGATGAAGATTTTCTTTAAAATAGTACTACCACTTTCAACGCCACTTATAGCAGCCCTCTCGGTATTGTCTTTCACTTGGAGATGGAATGATTTTCTCTGGCCATTGATTGTCGTTGGTACTCCCAGACTGTACACTGTTCAATTGGCTTTGGGAATGTATGCCGGTGAACATATAGTGCAGTGGGGACCTTTATTGGCAATGACGGTAATATCAATGATTCCTGTTTTAATTGTCTTCTTGCTACTCCAGAAATACTTCGTGAAGGGTATAGCAACTGGTGCTTTAAAATGA